A stretch of DNA from Candidatus Nomurabacteria bacterium:
TATTTAACTATTTCTTTTGAGCTCCACCTACTGCGAGTCTTTTGCCACGACGAGTTCTAGCATTAGTTCTAGTCCTTTGGCCTTTTGATGGGAGTCCTAACTTATGTCTTTGGCCACGGTAAGCACCAATATCTTTTAGGCGTTTAATGTTCGCAGCAACCATTCTTTTAAGTTCACCTTCAGTTACATAGGCTTGACTAATGACATCTCGGACTTTATTAAGACTTGCTTCATCGATATCTTTAACTCTTACTTCAGGGTCAACTCCAGCTGCTTCTAAAATCTTTCTAGAACTAGTCAACCCAATTCCGTGCACATAAGTTAGACTGTAAAGAATTTTTTTATTGTCTGGTATTGCTACTCCTTCGATTCTTGCCATATTTTAATAAAATCTAATTATTTAATTAACCTTGGATTTGCTTGTGTTTCTTTTTACTCGAGCAAATAACGGCAACTTTACCATTACGTCGGATAATTTGGCAGTTTGCGCAGATCTTTTTGACTCCGGTTCTAACCTTCATGGGATAAATTACTTGTATTAATTTATATTTACTCTTAGTTTTTTCTGTAGACTATGCGCCCCTTAGTTAGATCGTAAGGGCTAAGCTCTACACTAACCTCATCTCCTCGTACCAGTCTAATACGACCTTTGCGCATTTTTCCGGAAATTTGAGCTACAATGGTTAGATCGTTTTCAAGTCTAACTCTAAACTTAATGCCAGGGAGAGCCTCCTCTATAACACCCTTGACCTGGATTACTTGTTTACTGCTAGACATTTATTTAAACTACAGATGAATTATATACTACTTTGAACAAATTTGTAAGTCCTTAACCCTGTAAAAGCCTTATTTTGGTGATTTATTGTTAACTTTACTACGCTTTTTTGATTTGGATGACTTGATTAAGCTTAATTTAATATCTTTTAATCTACTCTTTCTGCTCTCTTCCTCATTTTCTCCGGCTAAAGATTTCTCTAGATTTTGATCTTGTATATCATAACTGTACATTAGAGCTTTAGAGCGAACTTGGCGCAATGTCTCAAGCGCGACTGACACAGTAATAATTAAGCTTGTTCCACCAAAACTTAATGCTCTAGAATCTATGAATCTTTCTGCTATTAACGGAATAACAGCTAAAACACCGATTGATATTGCTCCGGTTAAGTTTAACCTTTGCATGATCTTATTTAGATACCTTTCCGTATTCTCACCTGGCTTAACCCCTTCAATAAAGCCTCCTTGTTGCTGAAGCTGTTCAGATATCTCATGTGGGTCAAAAATGAATCTTGTATAGAAGTAGGTAAAGAACATAATTAAAGTGAAGTAGACTGCTATATATATGTTAGTTGTAGGCACAGAGCTCGAAAGCTGCCCACCCGCAAACCAAGTAGATAGATTTTGACCTATACTACTTAAAGTTTCACTTGAGACATTTTTTAGAACTCCTCCTACTAGCTGAAGACCTTGTAAAACCGAGAAGGCAAAAATAATAGGTATCACTCCTGCAACTATTACTTTTAAGGGAATTATTGTTGTAATACCTCCGTATTCGCGGGAACCACGAACTCTTTTTGCATAATGGACTGTAACTATACGTTGAGCTTCGTTAAGTTTAACAACCCAATAGGTTAAGAAAATTATAAAACCGACTATTGCTGAAACTGTTAATAAGCCATTTAAACTTATAGGCAGTGTTCTCCCGATCAAGTCAATGTGGTCAGCAGCTTGACCTCTTACTGTATTCCATAGAGTTACAGCGGTTGTGGGTAGGCTCGAGGCAACCCCAGCGAAAATCACTAAGCTTATGCCATTCCCTATACCCTTTTCGGTAATTATCTCACCTAGCCACATTAAGAGAACTGAACCGGCAGTAAGTGAGAGTATCATTAACACCCACTGGTTTGCGCTGGCATTAGAAGCGATATCTATTCCTAGGCTACTGGCTACAGACTGTTGTCGAAGAATAATTAAAATTCCGACTGATTGTACTGCTGCGAGTGGAACAGAAAGCATTCTTGTATACTGGTTTATTCTGCGCCTGGCGTGCTCACCCTCCTTTTGTCTCTCTTCTAGGCTAGGGATAGCTTTGGTCAGAATCTGCATGATAATTGAGGCATTAATGTACGGCCCAAGACCAAGTAGCATAATTGAGAAGCTTGCTAGAGCACCACCTGATAGCACATTTAAGAATCCTAGACTTTCTTGGTTCTGAAGTAGACCCTCTACTAGTTGCTTCAGCTGAGATGTCTCGGCTAAAGGAATCGGAACGTGCGCTAAGAATCTGTAGATAACAAAAATACCAAGGACTGCTAAGATACTTCTACGCATCTCTTTGCTCTTGAGAGATTTAAATATTAAAAATCGATTTTCCATTAGATCTCTTTAGTTTATCTTTTTTAACCGCACCCTGTAAAGTAAAGAGGTGAAGTGGAGTAAAACTAACTATCCTATTATAATTCCCTATAGGATAGTTAGTAAAATTACTGGTTTTTACTTGTGAGTTCAGTGAAGGTGAATTTACCTCCGGCTACCTCGAGATCTTTTTGAGCTCCAGCTGTAATTTTTTGGACTTTAAGCTCTACTTTTTTTGTAAGTTCACCTTTTTTGATGACTTTGACGTTGTTATATGGAGTTGTAATTAATCCAGCTTCGAATAATTTAAAGTTATCAACTGAACCTGTGAAATTATTTAGGTCGGAAGTATATACAACTTGTGGTCTTAATCTCTTTGAGTTGAATCCTTTGTTTTTAGGAACTTTTTGAATCCATGGAGTTTGACCTCCTTCAAAGTTAAGTCGAAGTTTTTTACCAGTTCTAGCTTTTTGACCTTTTGTGCCACGTCCGGCAGTTTTACCACCACCAGCAGAAATACCACGACCAACTCTTTTGCGATCTTTTTTAGCTGTTAAGTTTAGTTCATGAATCTTCATAATGTTATTATTTACTTCTTTTTAGTAGTTTGCCATTCTTCTTGTGGAACTAATTGAGTTAAGGCATCAACAGTTGCGTAAGCACAGTTAATTTTATTTGATGATCCTAATGATTTTGAGAGAATGTTATTAATCCCAGTTACAGAAAGAACAGCACGTACTGTACCACCGGCAATTAATCCAGTACCAAGTGAGGCTGGCTTTAATAAAATCTGAGCT
This window harbors:
- the secY gene encoding preprotein translocase subunit SecY, with the translated sequence MENRFLIFKSLKSKEMRRSILAVLGIFVIYRFLAHVPIPLAETSQLKQLVEGLLQNQESLGFLNVLSGGALASFSIMLLGLGPYINASIIMQILTKAIPSLEERQKEGEHARRRINQYTRMLSVPLAAVQSVGILIILRQQSVASSLGIDIASNASANQWVLMILSLTAGSVLLMWLGEIITEKGIGNGISLVIFAGVASSLPTTAVTLWNTVRGQAADHIDLIGRTLPISLNGLLTVSAIVGFIIFLTYWVVKLNEAQRIVTVHYAKRVRGSREYGGITTIIPLKVIVAGVIPIIFAFSVLQGLQLVGGVLKNVSSETLSSIGQNLSTWFAGGQLSSSVPTTNIYIAVYFTLIMFFTYFYTRFIFDPHEISEQLQQQGGFIEGVKPGENTERYLNKIMQRLNLTGAISIGVLAVIPLIAERFIDSRALSFGGTSLIITVSVALETLRQVRSKALMYSYDIQDQNLEKSLAGENEEESRKSRLKDIKLSLIKSSKSKKRSKVNNKSPK
- the rpsM gene encoding 30S ribosomal protein S13 produces the protein MARIEGVAIPDNKKILYSLTYVHGIGLTSSRKILEAAGVDPEVRVKDIDEASLNKVRDVISQAYVTEGELKRMVAANIKRLKDIGAYRGQRHKLGLPSKGQRTRTNARTRRGKRLAVGGAQKK
- the rplO gene encoding 50S ribosomal protein L15, with the protein product MKIHELNLTAKKDRKRVGRGISAGGGKTAGRGTKGQKARTGKKLRLNFEGGQTPWIQKVPKNKGFNSKRLRPQVVYTSDLNNFTGSVDNFKLFEAGLITTPYNNVKVIKKGELTKKVELKVQKITAGAQKDLEVAGGKFTFTELTSKNQ
- the rpmJ gene encoding 50S ribosomal protein L36; translated protein: MKVRTGVKKICANCQIIRRNGKVAVICSSKKKHKQIQG
- the infA gene encoding translation initiation factor IF-1 → MSSSKQVIQVKGVIEEALPGIKFRVRLENDLTIVAQISGKMRKGRIRLVRGDEVSVELSPYDLTKGRIVYRKN